The Brassica rapa cultivar Chiifu-401-42 unplaced genomic scaffold, CAAS_Brap_v3.01 Scaffold0798, whole genome shotgun sequence genomic interval ATTCAAATATCTGTCCTACATTCATGCGTGAGGGTACTCCTAATGGGTTGAAGACCATATCCACGGGTCTCCCGTCTTGCAAATAAGGCATATCCTGTCTAGGCAAAATTTTGGAAATGATACCTTTATTTCCATGTCTTCCGGCTACTTTATCACCTACTTTGATTTCACGTTTCTGTGAAATATATACACGAATTATTTCGGGGTTATAACTTGAACCCCCTTTTTCTGAACCCATCTCACATCAATAACTCGACCTCTACCACCTATAGGCAATTTTAAACAAGTTTCTTTTGAAGTCGATACCTGAATGCCAAGTATGGCCCGTAATAATCTATCTTCCGGAGCATACGAGGATTCTTTCGCCATCTGAGGCGTTAATTTACCTACTAAAATATCACCCGTTTCAACCCACGATCCTAGCATCACAATTCCATTTTTGTCTAAATTTCGGAGTAAACGGCCCTCTAGATGCGGTATTTCCTTAGTGATCCTTTCAGGACCTTGGGTTGTCACATGCGTCTGAATTTCATATTTCCGTATGTGGAAAGAAGTATAAATATCACCATATACTAGACACTCACTAATGAGTACCGCATCTTCAAAATTGTATCCTTCCCATGGCATATAAGCCACTAATATATTTTTCCCCAAGGCGAGTTCCCCACCAACTGTAGCAGCACCATCCGCTAAAATCTGTCCCTTTTTAATACATTTACCCCGGCGAACCTGAGGTTTTTGATGCATACAAGTATTTTTGTTTGAGCGTTGATACATAATTAATGGAATACTTAAAGTATTCTCATTTCCCGATAAAATTATCTTCTCAGTGTCAGTATAAAGGATTTTTCCCTCGTGTTCGGCTATAGCGGGAACCCCCGAATCTAAAGCCACTTGGCGTTCCAATCCAGTTCCAACAATGCACTTTTCGGACCGAGAAAGTGGAACTGCTTGACGTTGCATATTAGAACTCATTAAAGCTCGATTCGCATCATTATGTTCGATAAAAGGAATTAGGGAAGCTCCAATGGAAAAATATTGGAAAGGAAAAATGCTTCGAAGATGAACCTCTTCCCATGCGATAGTCAAAAATTCTTGGCGGTATCGAGCTGGTACAGCCTGTTCTTCTTGAATGCCCCGATTAAGAGCCAAAGAATTTCCTGCCGCTATCATATAATATTCATCTTGACTTGGTGATAAAAAAAGCATCCGTATCCGCGCCTTTTTTGATTTCTCAACGAGTTCATAAAACGGACTTTCTAACGACCCCCAATCACCAATCCTGGCATGAATTGATAAAGATCCAATAAGTCCCACATTGATTCCTTCAGACGTGTCAATGGGGCAAATACGCCCATAGTGACTAGGATGGATATCTCGTATTCGAAAATTAGCAGTTCGCCCTGTTAATCCGCCAGGGCCCAAATAACTCAACTTTCTCCCATGAACGATTTGTGTCAATGGATTAGTGCGATCCAAAACTTGAGATAATGGATGTAATCCGAAAAAGGATTCATAAGTAGTTGTTAACGGAGTTGAAGTTACCAAATTCTGAGGAGTCGGTATCAATTTATGCCTAATTGCTCCGCCTATAGTTCCCTTAACTACATTTTCTAAACGAGCCAGAGCCAACCCGAGCTGGTCTTGTAAAAGATCCGCTACAGAGCGAATACGTTTATTTTTCAAATGATTCATATCATCAAGTGTACCCATTCCAAATTTCATCCCAATCAAATGATCGGCAGCTGCTAATATATCTCGtggtaacaaaaatatattgttctGAGGTATATTAAGATTCAGTCTCCAGTTAATATTTCGGCGACCAATCCTCCCCAATTCACACCTTTGgtgaaagaattttttttgtaattcctTACATAAGGATTCAGAAAATATTGGATCCCCACCTACACAAGAAAATTGTTGATAAAActccaaaatagcattttcttttgacccaattttttttttctccttatCGGTTAAGAAAGATAAGAAAATTTCAGGGTAGCAAACATTCTCTAGAATTTCTCTTAGATTCGAACCCATAGCTGATGATAGAACTAGAATAGATATTTTCTGTTTCCTACTCACACGAGCCCATATTCTTGCTTTTTTATCAATCTCTAATTCTAGCCTGCCCCCCCAATCTGATATTATGGTGCCGGTATAGACCGAAAT includes:
- the LOC117131034 gene encoding LOW QUALITY PROTEIN: DNA-directed RNA polymerase subunit beta-like (The sequence of the model RefSeq protein was modified relative to this genomic sequence to represent the inferred CDS: inserted 1 base in 1 codon), whose amino-acid sequence is MINSKKMLGDGKEGTSTIPGFNQIQFEGFYRFIDQGLIEELSQFPKIEDIDHEIEFQLFVETYQLVEPLIKERDAVYELLTYSSELYVSAGLIWKTNRNMQEQRIFIGNIPLMNSLGTSIVNGIYRVVINQILQSPGIYYQSELDHNGISVYTGTIISDWGGRLELEIDKKARIWARVSRKQKISILVLSSAMGSNLREILENVCYPEIFLSFLTDKEKKKIGSKENAILEFYQQFSCVGGDPIFSESLCKELQKKFFHQRCELGRIGRRNINWRLNLNIPQNNIFLLPRDILAAADHLIGMKFGMGTLDDMNHLKNKRIRSVADLLQDQLGLALARLENVVKGTIGGAIRHKLIPTPQNLVTSTPLTTTYESFFGLHPLSQVLDRTNPLTQIVHGRKLSYLGPGGLTGRTANFRIRDIHPSHYGRICPIDTSEGINVGLIGSLSIHARIGDWGSLESPFYELVEKSKKARIRMLFLSPSQDEYYMIAAGNSLALNRGIQEEQAVPARYRQEFLTIAWEEVHLRSIFPFQYFSIGASLIPFIEHNDANRALMSSNMQRQAVPLSRSEKCIVGTGLERQVALDSGVPAIAEHEGKILYTDTEKIILSGNENTLSIPLIMYQRSNKNTCMHQKPQVRRGKCIKKGQILADGAATVGGELALGKNILVAYMPWEGYNFEDAVLISECLVYGDIYTSFHIRKYEIQTHVTTQGPERITKEIPHLEGRLLRNLDKNGIVMLGSWVETGDILVGKLTPQMAKESSYAPEDRLLRAILGIQVSTSKETCLKLPIGGRGRVIDVRWVQKKGXSSYNPEIIRVYISQKREIKVGDKVAGRHGNKGIISKILPRQDMPYLQDGRPVDMVFNPLGVPSRMNVGQIFECSLGLAGSLLDRHYRIAPFDERYEQEASRKLVFSELYEASKQTANPWVFEPEYPGKSRIFDGRTGDPFEQPVIIGKPYILKLIHQVDDKIHGRSSGHYALVTQQPLRGRSKQGGQRVGEMEVWALEGFGVAHILQEMLTYKSDHIRARQEVLGTTIIGGAIPKPEDAPESFRLLVRELRSLALELNHFLVSEKNFQINRKEV